One genomic window of Monodelphis domestica isolate mMonDom1 chromosome 1, mMonDom1.pri, whole genome shotgun sequence includes the following:
- the LOC100017044 gene encoding olfactory receptor 1N2, producing the protein MEVKNQTTVSEFLLLGLSEQPEQQLILFGLFLVMYLVTVVGNLFIILAIGSDLHLHSPMYFFVANLSFADMSFISTTVPKMLANIWTQSQTISFEGCLTQMHFFMTFGALDDFLLGVMAYDRYVAICQPLHYAIIMSSGICILLLAVCWFLTNSAAFLHTFLMASLTFCAENRIPHFFCDLTPLLSLSCSDTSINQLMLFIVGSIVLTAPLTLIVISYVHIISAILRIPSASGRWKAFSTCGSHLTAVSLFYGAAIGVYLCPPSTHSAGKDRIAAVLYTVVTPMLNPFIYSLRNRDMKKALVKLLKRKALSS; encoded by the coding sequence ATGGAAGTAAAAAACCAGACCACTGTCTCTGAATTCCTCCTCCTGGGACTCTCTGAACAACCAGAGCAGCAGCTGATTCTTTTTGGGCTGTTCCTGGTCATGTACCTGGTTACTGTGGTAGGAAATCTCTTCATCATCCTAGCCATTGGCTCAGACTTACATTTGCATAGCCCAATGTATTTCTTTGTGGCAAACCTCTCTTTTGCTGACATGAGTTTCATCTCTACCACTGTTCCCAAGATGTTAGCAAATATCTGGACCCAGAGTCAGACTATCTCCTTTGAAGGCTGTTTGACTCAGATGCATTTCTTCATGACATTTGGGGCTCTTGATGATTTTCTTCTGGGAGTAATGGCATATGACCGCTATGTGGCCATCTGCCAGCCTCTCCACTATGCCATAATTATGAGCTCTGGAATATGTATACTACTGCTAGCTGTGTGCTGGTTCCTCACCAACTCTGCTGCCTTTTTACATACTTTCCTTATGGCTAGTTTAACTTTCTGTGCAGAGAACCGTATCCCTCACTTCTTTTGTGACTTGACCCCTTTACTATCACTCTCCTGCTCAGACACCAGCATAAATCAGCTGATGCTGTTTATTGTGGGTTCAATAGTCCTTACTGCTCCCCTAACCCTCATTGTTATCTCCTATGTCCACATTATCTCTGCCATTCTAAGAATACCATCTGCCTCTGGAAGGTGGAAAGCCTTTTCTACCTGTGGTTCACATCTCACTGCAGTTTCCCTATTCTATGGGGCTGCCATTGGGGTATATTTGTGTCCGCCATCCACACACTCTGCTGGGAAAGATAGAATTGCTGCTGTTCTGTATACTGTGGTCACTCCTATGTTGAACCCTTTCATTTATAGCTTGAGGAACAGGGACATGAAGAAGGCTTTGGTGAAACTCCTTAAGAGGAAAGCATTATCTTCTTAA